The genomic window CCAGGCGGCCGGAATCGACTTTCCGCAGCTCTGCGAAGAGGTCCTCCAGCTTTCGTGGATCGAACGGAACCGTCAATCGAGATGAACCACTTCCGCAAGCCCAACCGGAGAAGGCCCTCGACCCGGAGCGTCCTGCAGACGAAGGCGGGAGCGCAGCAGCGAAGGCGACTCTTCCTGCGGCGCATCGCCTCGCTTGTGCTGATCCTGGCAGGCCTGGTCAGCATCGCCGGCGGGGGTTACTACGTGGGAACCCGATTGGCGCTCCCGTTTTTGTCGACAGACTCGCGCTTTGCCTTGCAGGAAGTCGTGCTCGAGGGCACCGAACGCCTTCCTCGCAAGGAGATCCTGGCCGCTTCCGGGCTGCGCCTGGGTCAAAACCTGCTGAGCATCTCGCTGCCGGAAGTCTACAAGGCCGTTTCGTCGCTCCCCTATGTGCAGCGAGCGTCGGTTCGCCGGGAGCTTCCCAATCGCATTGAGATTACCATTGAGGAGCGGGTCCCGCTCGCAAAAGTCTGGACCAAGGCCAAGCGATTTTCCGGCCAGAGCTTGTGCGTCGATTTCCAAGGGGTGGTCTTCGTAGCGCGCAGGGGTGAGGTCGTTGCCCTTCTCCCCGAGCTCGAAGGCGTGCCGTCCGATGATCTGGAGATCGGGAATCGGTTGCATACACCGGAATGTCGGGCGGCGCTGCACCTGCTCCGCCTGTTGCAAGGGACCCCTTCCTTGCGCAATCTCCTGGATCCGGCGAGCCTCGACGTCTCGGGTCATCTCTGCCTGAGGGTTGTCACCCGAGATGGGGTGGGCATCGTCTTGCGTCTGGACCATCTGGAGAGACAGATGAAGAGGCTGCAAAAGATTTATGTTTTTTCGCAGAGCCGCGGTCGCAAGGTGGCTTCCGTCGATCTGACGCCGGAGCAGAATGTTCCGGTGATTTTCGAGTATTAGGAGAGCTTCGATGTTCGGCCACAAATCTCGGTCGGTCCTCGTCGGGCTGGAGGCGGGAACCAGCAAGATCAAGGCGGCCGTCGCGGAGCTCAATGGCCAAGGATCCCTGATTCTCCTCGGAGTGTCCGAGAGCCCTTCGACGCATATTCGGAAGTGCGAGATCACCGACTTCGAGATGACGCAGAAAGCGATCCACCAGGCGATCCTGGACGCGGAGGCAAAAATGGACGTCTCGATCGGAGAGGTCTACCTGGCGATCTCGGGCGCTCATATTCGCTCCTTCCAAAGCCGCCTTGCCCTCGATTTGGGGCAGGAAGGGGGGATGATCGAGGAGGGCCATTTGCGCGAGCTGCGCGAGCTGGTGCGGCAGCAAGTCCTGCCGCAGGGGCAGATCTTGCTCCATTATCTTCTGCAGACCTACATCCTGGACGACGGAACAGCGACGGCGAATCCCGTCGGCCTCTTCTCCCGCCGCCTCATGGCGGACTATCACCTGGTTTCCGGGATCGCAACGCGTCTCCAGACTACGGTTCACTGCGTGAAGGAGCTCTCGCTTCGGGTGAAGGGGTATGCCCTGTCGAGCTACGCGACCGCCCAGGCGCTCCTGACCCCGGAGCAGAAGAGCTTCGGATCGGTCGTCATCAACTGCGGAGCGGGAATCACCGATTACATCGTCTACCGGAATGGGTTTGTCGCCCATTCGGGAACGCTCGGGGTAGGAGGGGACCACCTGACCAACGATCTCGCGGTCGCCCTGAAGATTCCGTTTCCCCGAGCCGAGGAGCTCAAGAAGGCTCATGGCACGGTGGATTTGCGGGAAGAAGTGGCGTATCGCCGTGTCGGCCTGACGGCCGAGGGACCCTACGAGCAGCGATTCGCCCCGATGTCCTTGATCGCGGAAGTGCTTCAGGCGCGGCAGGCGGAGATCTTCGAGATCATTCGGGAAGACTTGGAAGATCAGCCGTTCTGGGAGGGCTTCTCGGGAACGATCTTCTTGACGGGCGGAGGATCCCGGCTCGACGGCATCCAGAAATTGGCGACAAGGATCTTCGACCGGCCCGTGGAGGCCGCAAAGCCACTCGCCTTCGGCGGAGAGGTCTCCTGCGAGGGGAGGGAGGATTGGACGACCGTGCTGGGTCTGCTACGCTATGCGCGGATCGTGGAAATGCAGGAGAGCGGGGGCGGTCGATGGGACCGTATGGGTCGGTCGCTACGTCGATTCCTTTCAGGGATCCGGTTCTTTTAGATGGGGCTCCGTGTCGATTCTTGTGGGAGACCTCCGCGTGAGAGAGCCGGAAACTCATTGATGGACCCCTGAAAACGATCGAGGAGAGAGGATGAGCGCGCGCATCGTGGGAGCGGGGGCGGTGGGGATCGATGTGGTCGACGAGTGGATCCTGCTCTCGGATGGCCCGACGGGGAGCCTTGCCTGCGACGGGGAGGCTTCCGCGGTCGAGGGGTCGCTCGCGTTGGAAAAGCTCCTCCTTGCCCCCGACCTCGCGAGCGGGCTCGGCTGCTTCGGCGGCCGCGATCTTGCTTGGCGGATGGTGGGGCAGGAAAATCAGAGGCTCGAAGCGCTGCTCAAGGACTGTTCCCGCTTGTTGATCGTGACCGGGCTTGCCGGAGCAACCGGCGCCACGGTCACGGAAGCCCTCGCCCTGAAAGCCGTGGAGCGGGAGATCTCGACTACGGTTTTTGCGATCCTCCCCTTTCCTTTCGAGACGGAGGAGCGACAGGCAGCGGCGCAGGCGACCCGTGACGCGCTCCCGGCCGAGGCTTCCCTCTTCCTTTTTCCACCACCGACGCCCTCAGAAGAGCCCACCCCGGACGTCACCGCGGTGCGGCGAAGGTTGCGCGAATTCCAGAGTGCGCTCGCCCAATGGGTCGATGTCTGGTCGGGGATGGCTCGCGGGGTCGTTTCCCCTGCCCATTGGGGAGGCAGGGCGGAGACTTCTCCATTTACCGTCGCCGGGGCGATCGAGGATTGCCAGCTTTTCGCCGGAGCCGGACCGCGGCTCGACCTCTCCCTGCTGGGATTCCTGGAGGCGAGCGGATTCCGGCAAGCGGCCGAGAAGGCCGATCGTTGCCTGGCTTCCATTGAGGCACACGACGAGGTTTCTGGCGGGGAGGAGGAGCTCGCCAACCGCCTGCAAAAATTTCTCCCGAAGCGAGCACACCTCGACGTTCTCCGTCGAACCGCGGCTCGCTCGACAGAAAGCCGGATCTTGCTTCTCGTGGGACGAGACGCTTCCCGGCATCCGAAGGCGGTGTACCCGGAGCGGGATGAGCGGGAGCCGGCCCCGGAGCCGGAGCGAGCTCCGATCCGGCGCGTCTTGGCGGAACCGGAGGGGCGGCTTGTCCCTGCCTCCCAGGACGGCACCCCCTTTGCGAAAACCGCAGCTACCCTGCACAAAGGCGAAAATCTCGATATTCCTGCGTTCCGGCGGAGGAAGAGGGAGCCGGGCCTGGCGAGGGAATGATTTTCGAAGGACGGAAAGCCGGTTTGGACCTTGCTTGCAGAGATGGGGGATCGTGCCAGAGAGGGGAGCGCGGCGGATTGAGTATGGGAAGCAATCGGTGGCGAGACGCAGGGAGGGAAGGGGGGCTGCCGTCTTTCGAGAAGCCGGTCCGCCAAAAACGACTCGAAAAAGGTCTTTCGCAAAAAGAAGTGGCCGGCCGGGTCGGGATCACTCGGCAGGCTCTTCATTCGATCGAAACGGGCCGCTACGTGCCGAATACCTTGGTTGCGATCCGGCTTGCCCGGACGCTCGGAAGCCGGGTGGAGGAACTCTTTCCCTGCTGGGAGGGGATCGATCTTCCTTTTTCGCCGGGTCCGTTTCCCCAGGTGGAAGGCGGCAGGCGCGTGGTCTTGGCGGATGTGCGTGGCCGTCTGATCCCTTACCCGGTGGAGCGGCTCGAAGAGGGCTCCGGCACCTTCGTGGCAGCGGACGCGCTCCTCCCAGGGGGAGATCGGGGGGGCCAGTGGACTCTTCTCTCCTCCTCCACCGCCATTCAGAGAAGCGCCCTGTTCCTTGGCTGCGACCCGGGCATCGGCCTTCTCGTCGAGAAAATCGCCACCGTGAGCCGGGATCGACTCCGCTGGATCTCCTGCGCCAGCGAAACGGCGGCGGCCGCGCTTGGCGCCGGGCAGGCGCATCTGGCGGGCTGCCATCTTCCCGGAGGGGAGCTGCGCAACAACCGGGTGCTCGCCCGGGAAGCCTTGCAGGGATTCGGCGGAATCTTGATTCGCTTCGCGCAGTGGGAGGAAGGACTGGCTGTGGCGCGAGGGAACCCGCTGGGCATTCGCTCGGTGGAGGACCTGGCTCATCCCGGCTTGCGGTTCCTCAATCGGGACGCCGGATCCGGGAGCCGGGCTCTTCTGGACGACCTGCTCCGCAAGCGGGGGATTCCCGGAAGTGCGATTCCGGGATATGAGAAATCGGCCCGCAACCCGGTGGCGGCCGCGCGCGCCGTGGCTTTCGGGGTGGCGGATGCCTCCTGGACCAACCGCGCTTGCGCGCAGGCGGAGAACGTGGAGTTCATTCCCCTGGGAGCCAGTGAGTTTGATTGGATCGTTCCCATGGATCAAGTCGATCATCCCATGGTCGCCCTGTTGCTCGATCTCCTCTGCGAGGCGCGCATGCAGGCCGAGTTCGCCGCGCTTCCCGGATATGACGTGAGCCGGATGGGCACGGTTGCGGCGAGGTTCGCGAAGGAACGGCAGGCGGCAAGTTAGGCAGAAGCGATTGTGCCTGCTTCCCCGCTCGTGTCTTGCGCTTCCCAGAGCTGGCAGTAGAGACCTCCTCGAGCCAGGAGGTCGTCATGCCGGCCCGACTCGGAAAATCGCCCTTCGTCCAGCACGTAGATCCAATCCATCTCCCTGGCTAGGCGAAGCCGGTGGGTGACCAGCAAGGTTGTCCGGTGGGCGGAGAGCAGATGCAGGCTCTTGAGGATTTCCGCCTCGACCGCGGGGTCGAGGGAGCCGGTCGGTTCGTCAAGCAGGAGAATCGGGGCCTGCCGCAAGAAGGCGCGGGCGATCCCGATCCGTTGTCGTTGCCCGCCACTCAAGGTCTGTCCATGCTCGCCGACCAGCGTCTGGTACTTCTGCGGCAGCTGCTCGATGAACTCATCGGCTTGCGCGCCTTGCGCCGCCTTCTTGATTTCCTCGAACGAAGCGGCGGGCCGCCCCAAGGCGATGTTTTCCAGGATGGTCCCGGGGAAGAGTACCGTATCCTGGAGGACGATCCCCAGATTCGCGCGCAGGGATCGCTTCTTCACCATCCGGATGTCTGTTCCATCGATCCGGATCGTTCCAGCGGAAGGCTCGAAGAAGCGCGGAATCAGAGCCAGAAGCGTGCTCTTTCCGCTGCCGGTCGGACCCACGATGGCAACGCGCTGGCCCGGTGCGAGGTGGAAGGAGAGGTCCTGGAGAACCGGCCGGCGCCCTTCATAGGAAAATTGGACATGATCGAAGGCGATTTCTCCGCGAGGGCGCGGCAGATCGGTCGCCCCAGCCAGGTCGGGGATCGTGTCGTCTGTTTGCAGGACCTCGAAGACGCGGGACAGGCGCGCTGCGGCATCCTCGAGAGCCCATGCGGTGTACGACAACTGCTCGAGCGGTTGGTAGAGCAGGGCGAGGTAGCTGAAAAAGACCCACAGTTCGCCCACGGTCAGGCGCCCCTGGGCGACTTGCAGCGCGCCCACGAAGAGTACCAGGGCGGCTCCGAAGGCGGTGATCCCGGTGGCTGCCAAGGAGGAGAGGCTGTTGGTCCAGAGGAATCGGAGGTTGGTCTGGCGGCTCTCCTCCACATGACGGCGGAAGGTCGAGAGGGTGCTCTCCTCGCTGCCGTAGGCTTGAAGCAGCTGAATGTTCGCCAGACCCTCGACTGCCTGGGCAAGCACCCGGCTCTCCCTGTCTTGGAGCTCTCCGCTTTGCCGGCGGATCCTCTCCGCAAAATGGCCAATCACAAACCAGAGGAACGGAAGGATGCCGAGAGCGCACGCTGCCAAGAGAGGATTCATCCGAAAAAGGACGATGGCGGCGCCGATCAGCGTGGCACTCGACCCCAGGACCGTACCAAGACCCCTTTGGAAGAGCGTCTGAATCGCCTGCGCGTCATAGGCAACCCGGTACGCCAAGTCGGCTTGGATGCGGCTCCGGTGATAGGGGAGGGGAAGGTTCTGCAAATACCCGAAAAGGTCGGTGCGCAGGAGGGCCAAAGCCCGCAATCCACAGTGATACAGGAGCGAGTTGGCCCAGAGGTTGAGGCCTCCGTGCAACAGGGAAAACCCGACGAGAGCCACGGCGGCACCGAGTGCGGTTTCCGGCAACGAAAGCGTCCAGCCCAGGAAGTGGCTTGTCCCGGGGTGCGAAAGGAGGGCGTGGTCGATGAGCCACTGCACGGGCCAAGGGCGTAGCAGGCTTGCCGCCACGGTGAGGAGAAGCAGGAAGGAAGCGAGCAGGGAGGCGGCGGCGACTCCGGAAAAGTAGGGGAGGCAGCCGCGGTAGCTCAAGAAGCCTCCTTTCCGTTCGTCTTGCGGCATGCCGCGTGTTGCAGGTCCTGATGGAACCGAGCCTCGGACGGTCGAATTCGGAGTCATGCGTTACCGTCCCTGGGCCGGGGGGGGATGAAGGAGGAGTCGGACCGTGAGCCGAAGGGCCGCCAGGGGACCGGGTG from Methylacidimicrobium sp. B4 includes these protein-coding regions:
- a CDS encoding cell division protein FtsQ/DivIB, which codes for MNHFRKPNRRRPSTRSVLQTKAGAQQRRRLFLRRIASLVLILAGLVSIAGGGYYVGTRLALPFLSTDSRFALQEVVLEGTERLPRKEILAASGLRLGQNLLSISLPEVYKAVSSLPYVQRASVRRELPNRIEITIEERVPLAKVWTKAKRFSGQSLCVDFQGVVFVARRGEVVALLPELEGVPSDDLEIGNRLHTPECRAALHLLRLLQGTPSLRNLLDPASLDVSGHLCLRVVTRDGVGIVLRLDHLERQMKRLQKIYVFSQSRGRKVASVDLTPEQNVPVIFEY
- the ftsA gene encoding cell division protein FtsA: MFGHKSRSVLVGLEAGTSKIKAAVAELNGQGSLILLGVSESPSTHIRKCEITDFEMTQKAIHQAILDAEAKMDVSIGEVYLAISGAHIRSFQSRLALDLGQEGGMIEEGHLRELRELVRQQVLPQGQILLHYLLQTYILDDGTATANPVGLFSRRLMADYHLVSGIATRLQTTVHCVKELSLRVKGYALSSYATAQALLTPEQKSFGSVVINCGAGITDYIVYRNGFVAHSGTLGVGGDHLTNDLAVALKIPFPRAEELKKAHGTVDLREEVAYRRVGLTAEGPYEQRFAPMSLIAEVLQARQAEIFEIIREDLEDQPFWEGFSGTIFLTGGGSRLDGIQKLATRIFDRPVEAAKPLAFGGEVSCEGREDWTTVLGLLRYARIVEMQESGGGRWDRMGRSLRRFLSGIRFF
- a CDS encoding ABC transporter ATP-binding protein, which codes for MSYRGCLPYFSGVAAASLLASFLLLLTVAASLLRPWPVQWLIDHALLSHPGTSHFLGWTLSLPETALGAAVALVGFSLLHGGLNLWANSLLYHCGLRALALLRTDLFGYLQNLPLPYHRSRIQADLAYRVAYDAQAIQTLFQRGLGTVLGSSATLIGAAIVLFRMNPLLAACALGILPFLWFVIGHFAERIRRQSGELQDRESRVLAQAVEGLANIQLLQAYGSEESTLSTFRRHVEESRQTNLRFLWTNSLSSLAATGITAFGAALVLFVGALQVAQGRLTVGELWVFFSYLALLYQPLEQLSYTAWALEDAAARLSRVFEVLQTDDTIPDLAGATDLPRPRGEIAFDHVQFSYEGRRPVLQDLSFHLAPGQRVAIVGPTGSGKSTLLALIPRFFEPSAGTIRIDGTDIRMVKKRSLRANLGIVLQDTVLFPGTILENIALGRPAASFEEIKKAAQGAQADEFIEQLPQKYQTLVGEHGQTLSGGQRQRIGIARAFLRQAPILLLDEPTGSLDPAVEAEILKSLHLLSAHRTTLLVTHRLRLAREMDWIYVLDEGRFSESGRHDDLLARGGLYCQLWEAQDTSGEAGTIASA
- a CDS encoding substrate-binding domain-containing protein, with protein sequence MGSNRWRDAGREGGLPSFEKPVRQKRLEKGLSQKEVAGRVGITRQALHSIETGRYVPNTLVAIRLARTLGSRVEELFPCWEGIDLPFSPGPFPQVEGGRRVVLADVRGRLIPYPVERLEEGSGTFVAADALLPGGDRGGQWTLLSSSTAIQRSALFLGCDPGIGLLVEKIATVSRDRLRWISCASETAAAALGAGQAHLAGCHLPGGELRNNRVLAREALQGFGGILIRFAQWEEGLAVARGNPLGIRSVEDLAHPGLRFLNRDAGSGSRALLDDLLRKRGIPGSAIPGYEKSARNPVAAARAVAFGVADASWTNRACAQAENVEFIPLGASEFDWIVPMDQVDHPMVALLLDLLCEARMQAEFAALPGYDVSRMGTVAARFAKERQAAS